The proteins below come from a single Scatophagus argus isolate fScaArg1 chromosome 15, fScaArg1.pri, whole genome shotgun sequence genomic window:
- the LOC124072318 gene encoding microsomal glutathione S-transferase 3-like — MDILSVLPSSFGYVIFTYLYSWIMLLYLSVKVGSARKKYDVKYPTMYSDKEHMFNCIQRAHQNTLEVYPQWLVFQTIAALVYPLSASVLGVIWVTSRFSYAWGYYTGDPAKRMNGAYGYIGYLGVIILSIAVALQLVGVF; from the exons ATGGACATTCTGAGTGTGTTGCCATCCAGCTTTGGATATGTCATATTTACTTACCTCTACAGCTGGATTATGCTGCTGTATTTATCAGTAAAGGTCGGGTCTGCCAGGAAGAAGTATGATGTTAAG TATCCCACTATGTACAGTGACAAGGAACACATGTTCAACTGTATTCAGAGAGCACATCAGAACACCCTAGAGGTGTACCCTCAGTGGCTTGTTTTCCAGACCATTGCTGCTCTTGTCTACCCG TTATCGGCATCTGTGCTCGGGGTTATTTGGGTGACCAGCAGGTTTTCGTATGCATGGGGCTACTACACAGGAG aTCCAGCCAAGAGGATGAATGGTGCCTATGGCTACATTGGCTACTTAGGTGTCATCATTCTGTCCATAGCTGTAGCCTTGCAGTTGGTTGGAGTCTTTTAA
- the tmem50a gene encoding transmembrane protein 50A, which yields MSGFLDGIRCGDCECNVDWGERRNTIASVAAGVLFFTGWWIIIDAAVMYPEEAVFHHAYHTCGVIATVAFLMINAVSNGQVRGDSYSEGCMGQTGARVWLFLGFMLAFGSLIASMWILFGGFVVPQKPFVYPGIAIFFQNAFIFFGGLVFKFGRTEDLWQ from the exons ATGTCAGGTTTTCTGGACGGAATCCGGTGCGGGGACTGTGAGTGCAATGTGGActggggagagagaaggaataCCATCGCATCTGTCGCTGCTGGAGTTCTg TTCTTCACCGGTTGGTGGATCATCATCGATGCAGCAGTGATGTATCCTGAAGAAGCAGTGTTTCATCATGCCTATCACACTTGTGGAGTCATCGCTACAGTGGCCTTTCTCAT GATAAATGCCGTTTCAAATGGCCAAGTGAGAGGAGACAGCTACAGTGAAGGCTGCATGGGTCAGACAG GCGCTCGGGTGTGGCTCTTCCTGGGCTTCATGCTGGCTTTTGGCTCCCTCATAGCCTCCATGTGGATTTTGTTTGGAGGATTCGTAGTGCCTC AAAAGCCCTTTGTGTATCCTGGTATCGCCATTTTCTTCCAAAATGCGTTCATTTTTTTTGG GGGTTTGGTCTTCAAGTTTGGACGTACAGAGGACCTGTGGCAGTAA
- the rsrp1 gene encoding arginine/serine-rich protein 1 produces the protein MATVNDPHSEMAHARQSDGISVIFDQQSPASSFSHSRSRSTSSSDSNGSSVSGRRRGRASHRGRYTSSSSSTSSSSRSRSSSHPRSRSHPRCHRRSSRCRCDNHNRYGRGRYRRSPPRRYRARSRSYSRSPSPDRYSRHRRYRSRSRSSSRLSRRVASRFVYRSSPSRTPSRTHRRRSKSRSSGRSVSLSLDDKRGLLKAAAVNAMKILGLEKVELPESLKPILSEQMESTRVSPELETRVRQDPEKTPSQSSVVEVDDVSSPKMSPKRKMISFSINNSVAKPTVAAPSCAKVTARVDLYENRKPYGHWVPVVTGQTRNTRKHKLSTLH, from the exons atggccACAGTAAATGACCCACACTCAGAAATGGCCCATGCTCGACAGAGTGATGGCATCAGTGTAATCTTTGACCAACAAAGTCCTGcttcatctttctctcactcccGATCCCGATCTacaagcagcagtgacagcaatGGCTCCTCAGTCTCAGGCCGCCGCAGGGGGCGTGCTAGCCACCGGGGACGTTACACGTCTTCGTCTTCTTCAACATCGTCTTCATCCCGCAGCAGGTCCTCTTCTCACCCCAGGTCCCGCTCTCACCCTCGTTGCCACAGACGTTCCTCCCGCTGTCGCTGTGACAACCATAACAGATATGGCCGTGGACGCTACCGCCGCTCCCCACCACGTCGCTACAGGGCCCGCTCTCGCTCCTACAGCCGCTCACCCTCCCCGGACAGGTACTCACGCCACAGACGCTACAGATCCAGGTCGAGGTCTTCAAGCCGTCTGAGCAGGAGGGTTGCAAGTCGCTTTGTATACAGGTCATCCCCATCCAGAACCCCATCCAGAACCCACAGGAGGCGCTCAAAGTCGAGATCTTCAGGACGCTCTGTCAGTTTAAGTTTGGATG ATAAACGGGGACTCCTCAAAGCTGCGGCAGTCAATGCTATGAAGATCCTAGGTCTGGAGAAGGTGGAACTGCCTGAGAGTCTGAAACCAATCCTGTCTGAGCAGATGGAATCCACACGGGTGTCGCCAGAGCTCGAGACAAGGGTGAGACAAGACCCTGAAAAGACTCCGTCACAG AGCAGTGTGGTGGAGGTTGATGACGTGTCCAGTCCAAAGATGTCCCCAAAAAGGAAAATGATCTCTTTCAGCATTAAT AATTCTGTGGCCAAACCAACAGTGGCAGCCCCATCGTGCGCTAAGGTAACTGCAAGAGTGGACCTCTATGAAAACAGGAAGCCCTATGGCCACTGGGTTCCAGTCGTAACGGGCCAAACCCGcaacacacgcaaacacaaacTCTCCACGTTACATTAG
- the LOC124072323 gene encoding microsomal glutathione S-transferase 3-like, with translation MDILSVLPSNFGYVIFTYLYSWIMMMYLSLKVTYARKKYDVKFPTMYSDKEHIFNCIQRAHQNTVEVYALWLVFHTIAALVYPLSASVLGVIWVTSRFSYAWGYYTGDPAKRMNGGYGNIGHYGAIILSIAVALQLIGVF, from the exons ATGGACATTCTGAGTGTGTTGCCATCCAACTTTGGATATGTCATATTTACTTACCTCTACAGCTGGATAATGATGATGTATCTATCGCTCAAAGTCACGTACGCCAGGAAGAAGTATGATGTTAAG TTTCCCACTATGTACAGTGACAAGGAACACATATTCAATTGTATTCAGAGAGCACATCAGAACACTGTAGAGGTGTACGCTCTGTGGCTTGTTTTCCACACTATTGCTGCTCTTGTCTACCCG TTATCGGCATCTGTGCTCGGGGTTATTTGGGTGACCAGCAGGTTTTCGTATGCATGGGGCTACTACACAGGAG aTCCAGCCAAGAGGATGAATGGTGGCTATGGCAACATTGGCCACTATGGTGCCATCATTCTGTCCATAGCTGTAGCCTTGCAGTTGATTGGAGTCTTTTAA